A single window of Gehongia tenuis DNA harbors:
- a CDS encoding tyrosine-type recombinase/integrase, which yields MARRGENIYHRKDGRWEGRYIVGRSMEGKPKFRSIYGKSYSEVKRELVLLKSKQMTSGGSTVLIYGNGSMAEWMDYWLDGIEKPYVRPTTYQLYKRSIDKHLKPWLGNHAVKALSSQQIQEMVDGLRDKLASSTLHGLCRLLKSILASAVKNRLLTESPFRDIRLPKFHVKQPRVLTAAEQSRMERVALETGGLEYLLCLYTGLRLGELCALRYEDIDFNAGLLYVTRSVKRIKNGEGTTQLVVGRPKTDSSIREIPLPLFLLKMLKERMKEEGTVQGGFIFPGTQGGAAEPRTVQKGFARLAKRADIRGAHMHTLRHTFAMRCLERGMGYKALSEILGHSSSQMTIKHYDNCTMEKKWKVMHTARLTA from the coding sequence ATGGCACGACGTGGAGAAAACATCTATCACAGGAAGGATGGAAGGTGGGAAGGCCGCTATATTGTAGGGCGAAGCATGGAAGGCAAGCCCAAATTTCGCTCCATTTATGGCAAAAGCTACAGTGAGGTCAAGCGTGAGCTGGTGCTTTTAAAATCCAAACAAATGACCTCCGGCGGATCAACGGTTTTGATCTATGGAAACGGCAGTATGGCCGAATGGATGGATTATTGGCTGGACGGAATCGAGAAGCCTTATGTTCGGCCAACCACATACCAGCTTTACAAGCGCAGCATCGATAAACATTTGAAGCCCTGGCTGGGAAACCATGCGGTAAAGGCCTTATCCAGCCAGCAGATCCAGGAGATGGTGGATGGACTGAGGGATAAGCTGGCATCCAGCACCCTGCACGGGCTGTGCCGCCTTCTCAAGAGCATTCTGGCAAGCGCGGTAAAAAACCGGCTGCTGACCGAGTCCCCATTTCGGGACATCCGCCTGCCCAAATTTCACGTAAAGCAGCCTCGTGTGCTGACCGCGGCGGAACAGAGCCGGATGGAACGGGTCGCCCTAGAAACGGGCGGACTGGAATACCTGCTTTGCCTTTATACGGGACTTAGGCTGGGAGAGCTCTGCGCCCTAAGATATGAAGATATCGACTTCAATGCAGGCTTGCTATACGTAACCCGCTCCGTAAAACGGATCAAAAACGGTGAAGGCACAACTCAGCTTGTGGTGGGAAGACCGAAAACGGACAGCTCCATCCGGGAAATTCCGCTGCCGCTTTTTTTGCTTAAGATGCTTAAAGAACGCATGAAAGAGGAAGGCACTGTGCAGGGCGGCTTCATCTTCCCCGGCACTCAGGGAGGCGCCGCCGAGCCCCGCACGGTGCAGAAGGGTTTTGCGCGCCTGGCAAAGAGGGCTGACATCCGCGGCGCCCATATGCACACCCTGCGCCACACCTTTGCCATGCGTTGCCTGGAACGGGGCATGGGATACAAGGCACTTTCGGAGATCCTGGGCCACAGTTCTTCCCAGATGACCATCAAGCATTACGATAACTGCACCATGGAAAAGAAGTGGAAGGTGATGCATACAGCACGGCTGACCGCATAA
- a CDS encoding EAL domain-containing protein produces the protein MLPHTPFLEKAQTVLQTSFHEGRAYVYYVDLAQLKGVNRLNGMERDGALHLTAAEYISRIPEAAACERIFSDQFAILAITRETRSKGEMARAYDEHAEAFLSKQGRILSRGHMQIHCGIAPVERKESLADALDNAYTACRHAGNHGTNHGAMVKKDMAGEMDDLERFIFYLQPKVNVESGEIIGSEALTRLIREGTVIPPEAFIPIMEKNGSILELDQMMLRKVCAHMAQRLLGGLPVVRTSVNLSRLHIREDEAKRLHDIVREYGIPPHLLEFELTESIPLNEFAGAAKFCDQLRGYGYTVSIDDYGAGYTGMNILQELNFDVLKLDKRFLSDREPLKSRNRIILPDMLRILRKLHIDALCEGVETAEQCRYLAGIGCSKAQGYYFSPPVPPEEFYDMYETIHGRYEMMPKGPAVG, from the coding sequence ATGCTTCCGCATACGCCGTTTTTAGAAAAAGCACAGACGGTTCTACAGACCTCCTTTCATGAAGGCCGGGCCTATGTATATTACGTGGATCTTGCACAGCTTAAGGGAGTGAACCGCCTTAACGGCATGGAGCGCGACGGCGCGCTGCACTTGACGGCAGCGGAGTATATCAGTCGAATCCCGGAGGCAGCGGCGTGCGAAAGAATTTTTTCAGATCAGTTTGCAATTCTTGCCATTACCAGGGAAACCCGGTCAAAAGGAGAGATGGCACGTGCTTATGATGAACATGCCGAAGCGTTCCTGTCAAAGCAGGGGCGGATACTTTCCCGCGGCCATATGCAAATTCATTGCGGCATTGCACCTGTTGAAAGGAAGGAAAGCCTGGCGGACGCACTGGATAACGCATATACGGCGTGTCGGCACGCCGGAAATCATGGGACAAATCATGGGGCGATGGTTAAAAAGGATATGGCGGGGGAGATGGACGATCTGGAGCGTTTTATCTTTTATCTTCAGCCCAAGGTGAACGTTGAGAGCGGAGAGATCATTGGATCGGAAGCCTTGACCCGGCTGATCCGGGAAGGCACGGTGATCCCCCCCGAGGCCTTTATACCCATCATGGAGAAAAATGGGTCCATCCTGGAACTGGACCAAATGATGCTTCGCAAAGTCTGTGCTCATATGGCACAAAGGCTGCTGGGAGGACTGCCCGTGGTGCGCACTTCCGTCAATCTGTCCCGCCTGCATATCAGAGAAGATGAAGCAAAAAGACTGCATGACATCGTGCGGGAATACGGCATACCGCCTCATCTGCTGGAGTTTGAGCTGACGGAGAGTATTCCTCTGAACGAGTTTGCAGGAGCGGCAAAATTCTGCGACCAGCTGCGCGGATATGGGTATACCGTGTCCATTGACGATTATGGAGCGGGGTACACCGGCATGAACATCCTTCAGGAACTCAATTTTGATGTGCTGAAATTGGATAAGAGGTTTCTTTCGGACAGGGAACCGCTGAAAAGCCGGAATCGGATCATTCTGCCGGATATGCTGCGCATCCTGAGGAAGCTTCACATCGATGCCCTATGTGAAGGCGTGGAGACTGCGGAGCAGTGCCGCTATCTTGCCGGGATTGGCTGTTCCAAGGCGCAGGGCTACTATTTTTCGCCGCCGGTTCCGCCGGAGGAATTCTATGACATGTACGAAACCATTCATGGACGATATGAAATGATGCCGAAAGGCCCGGCGGTGGGATAG
- a CDS encoding helicase associated domain-containing protein, translating to MKKERVYRRLSWDGWYALARDYYEEHGDLLVPSNYKTKKGYRLGRWIERQRAMYNGILGAPICGERQAALERIGMVWRLEERLKWHVWMDMVKAYHERYHNLAVPTDYVTKDGHRLGYWIKEQRKKRKAGRMPEGQIQDLDQYGMIWSCYEKNSWFDWYELAQKYHREHGDLLVPSEYTAAGGERLGLWIAVQRERYLGKRKRKPLTLEQIEALERMDMVWTASGLREEKWNRMYHWVEEYALQNGKLPLWPEIKAPDGRSMNGWISTQRTSLSRGKISAERENKLMKLGIYAFGKKPAS from the coding sequence ATGAAAAAGGAGAGAGTTTATCGCAGACTGAGCTGGGACGGATGGTATGCTCTGGCCCGGGATTACTATGAGGAGCACGGCGATTTGCTGGTGCCATCCAATTATAAGACAAAAAAGGGCTACCGCCTTGGCCGCTGGATCGAGCGCCAGCGCGCCATGTACAATGGTATCCTGGGAGCGCCCATCTGCGGGGAGCGGCAGGCCGCATTGGAACGGATTGGAATGGTCTGGAGGCTGGAGGAGCGGCTGAAATGGCATGTGTGGATGGATATGGTGAAGGCATACCATGAACGTTATCACAATCTCGCCGTTCCCACCGATTATGTTACGAAGGATGGACACCGACTGGGATACTGGATCAAGGAGCAGCGGAAAAAGCGAAAGGCGGGCCGCATGCCTGAAGGGCAGATTCAGGATCTGGATCAATATGGCATGATCTGGAGCTGCTACGAGAAAAACAGCTGGTTCGACTGGTATGAGCTGGCTCAAAAATATCACCGGGAACATGGCGATCTCTTGGTCCCCTCCGAATACACTGCGGCGGGTGGGGAGAGGCTCGGCTTATGGATTGCTGTGCAGCGGGAACGTTATTTGGGCAAACGGAAGCGCAAACCACTCACCTTGGAACAGATTGAGGCTCTCGAACGGATGGATATGGTATGGACGGCATCCGGACTGAGGGAAGAAAAATGGAACAGGATGTATCATTGGGTTGAAGAATATGCTCTGCAGAACGGCAAACTGCCCTTGTGGCCGGAGATCAAAGCGCCGGACGGACGCAGCATGAACGGCTGGATCTCCACACAGCGGACCAGCCTCAGCCGGGGCAAGATATCCGCGGAGCGGGAAAATAAGCTGATGAAACTGGGCATTTATGCCTTTGGTAAAAAACCCGCCTCCTAG
- the ftsH gene encoding ATP-dependent zinc metalloprotease FtsH, translating to MNEKPPIKEKKPIIFYYIIALIILICLNAFLFPSMNRISVEEVDYGTFLTQLDDKNIAQVEIDEKQIAYTLKDNDKKVFITGLMDDPDRVNRLQESGAQYSKVIPQENSPLVDFLLYWILPIGLMVLVGQLFFRAMKKRMGGNAMTFGKSNAKVYVEAQTGKTFDDVAGQDEAKDALAEIVDLLHNPEKYKAIGATIPKGALLVGPPGTGKTLLAKAVAGEAKVPFFSISGSEFVEMFVGMGAARVRDLFKQAQEKAPCIVFIDEIDTIGKKRDNALGVGGNDEREQTLNQLLAEMDGFDPSKGVVILAATNRPETLDKALLRPGRFDRRIPVELPDLMGREAILKVHSKNVNMASGVDYNAVARATAGASGAELANIINEAALAAVRAGRTQVEQRDLEESVETVIAGYQRKTAVISDREKKIIAYHEIGHALVAAKQKHSAPVHKITIVPRTSGALGYTMQIEEGERVLMSRTEAFDKIATLTGGRTAEELVFGVATSGASNDIEQATKLARAMVTRLGMSEEFDMMALETVTNQYLGGDTALACSAETAAKIDSEVLSLIKKAHGKARKILEENADKLHELADFLLEKETITGEEFMEVLNRPAVANGES from the coding sequence ATGAATGAAAAACCCCCGATCAAGGAAAAGAAACCCATAATATTTTATTATATCATTGCGCTCATCATACTGATATGCCTCAATGCCTTCTTGTTTCCGAGCATGAACCGCATTTCAGTGGAGGAAGTGGACTACGGCACCTTCCTCACCCAGCTGGATGATAAAAACATTGCCCAAGTGGAAATTGACGAAAAACAGATCGCTTACACTCTTAAGGACAACGATAAAAAGGTGTTCATCACCGGTCTTATGGACGACCCGGACCGGGTGAACCGTCTGCAGGAATCGGGTGCGCAGTATTCCAAGGTCATCCCCCAAGAAAATTCACCGCTGGTGGACTTTCTGCTCTACTGGATTCTCCCCATCGGACTCATGGTGCTGGTGGGCCAGCTCTTCTTCCGGGCCATGAAAAAAAGAATGGGCGGCAATGCCATGACCTTTGGCAAGAGCAACGCCAAGGTGTATGTGGAGGCCCAGACCGGCAAAACCTTCGACGATGTGGCCGGTCAGGACGAGGCTAAGGATGCGCTGGCGGAAATCGTGGATCTTCTGCATAATCCAGAGAAATACAAGGCCATCGGCGCAACCATTCCCAAGGGCGCTCTGCTGGTGGGCCCTCCCGGGACAGGTAAGACATTGCTTGCAAAGGCTGTGGCCGGCGAGGCCAAAGTTCCTTTCTTCTCCATATCAGGATCGGAATTTGTGGAAATGTTCGTGGGTATGGGCGCCGCACGGGTGAGGGATTTATTCAAACAGGCCCAGGAGAAGGCGCCCTGCATCGTATTCATCGATGAGATCGACACCATTGGCAAGAAGCGGGACAACGCTCTCGGTGTGGGCGGCAACGACGAACGGGAGCAGACGCTCAATCAGCTTCTTGCTGAAATGGATGGCTTCGATCCCAGCAAGGGCGTAGTGATTCTGGCGGCCACCAACCGTCCGGAAACGCTGGATAAGGCCCTGCTCCGTCCCGGCCGCTTTGACCGCCGCATACCCGTGGAGCTACCCGACCTCATGGGCCGGGAAGCCATCCTCAAGGTTCATAGCAAAAATGTAAATATGGCGTCCGGTGTGGATTACAACGCTGTGGCCCGGGCCACAGCCGGCGCTTCCGGCGCGGAGCTGGCCAACATCATCAACGAGGCCGCCCTGGCCGCCGTCCGGGCGGGCCGCACTCAGGTGGAGCAGCGGGATTTGGAGGAATCGGTGGAAACAGTTATCGCCGGCTATCAGCGCAAGACCGCGGTGATCTCCGATCGGGAGAAGAAAATCATCGCCTACCACGAAATTGGTCATGCGTTGGTGGCAGCCAAGCAGAAACATTCCGCGCCGGTTCATAAAATCACCATCGTCCCCCGCACCTCCGGTGCACTGGGCTACACCATGCAGATCGAGGAAGGCGAACGGGTGCTGATGAGCAGAACGGAAGCTTTTGATAAAATCGCCACGCTGACCGGCGGCCGCACCGCCGAAGAACTCGTCTTTGGCGTGGCCACCTCCGGCGCTTCCAATGATATCGAGCAGGCCACCAAGCTTGCCCGCGCCATGGTCACCCGCCTTGGCATGAGTGAGGAATTCGACATGATGGCCCTTGAGACCGTCACCAACCAATACCTGGGCGGAGATACGGCTCTTGCCTGCTCCGCCGAAACAGCCGCCAAAATTGACAGTGAAGTGCTCAGCCTGATCAAGAAGGCCCATGGCAAGGCCAGAAAGATCCTGGAGGAGAACGCGGACAAGCTCCACGAGCTGGCCGACTTCCTGCTCGAAAAAGAGACCATCACCGGAGAAGAATTCATGGAGGTGCTGAATCGTCCCGCTGTTGCCAACGGTGAGTCTTAA
- a CDS encoding MarR family winged helix-turn-helix transcriptional regulator produces MDPNVFQERLMELIRSINLRFTALLHDVYAPLGITPVQAIILLELMKGDSTAGELSKALHMAGSNLSNACKTLERKDLIRRTRDQQDQRIVRLAITEKAQKLFCSLKPSPRDPQFALLREQSDEDLNIILQGLERFNMLLISLDSLEQTGKTYKEQEEQP; encoded by the coding sequence ATGGATCCCAATGTATTTCAGGAACGGCTCATGGAGCTGATTAGAAGCATCAACCTTCGTTTCACGGCCCTGCTCCATGATGTCTACGCCCCCCTTGGCATCACGCCTGTTCAGGCCATCATCCTGCTGGAGCTGATGAAGGGTGATTCCACCGCGGGCGAGTTGAGCAAAGCCCTGCATATGGCGGGTTCCAACCTCTCCAATGCCTGCAAGACTTTGGAAAGAAAGGACCTTATCCGCCGCACCCGGGACCAGCAGGATCAACGGATTGTCCGCCTTGCAATCACCGAAAAGGCGCAGAAGCTTTTCTGTTCACTGAAGCCCTCCCCCCGGGATCCTCAATTCGCTCTTTTGCGGGAACAGTCCGATGAGGATCTCAATATCATTTTGCAGGGGCTTGAACGCTTCAACATGCTTCTAATAAGCCTTGATAGCCTGGAGCAAACCGGGAAAACCTATAAGGAACAGGAGGAACAGCCATGA
- a CDS encoding potassium/proton antiporter, whose protein sequence is MGLTEGLIIIAVVLLLCVTSSKLLYRFGVPTLLIFMVLGMVFGSDGLVGIEFDNYELARKICSVGLIFIMFYGGFGTSWRTAKPVIGPAVCMSTLGVVITAGLTGVFCHLILHCSWLEGLLIGSVVASTDAASVFAILRSRKLNLKGGLAPLLEVESGSNDPFAYMLTMIMVMLIKGEGAGSIPLMLVLQLAVGLGIGFGFAKLAAMVLRRINLEIDGLYPIFVTAVVVLGYALSEYLGGNGYLCVYIIGIVLGNSRIMHKRSLVHFFDGISWVMQIMLFFTLGLLAFPSQMPQIIVPGILVSIFMIVVARPLATFSILSWFKIPFKQQLLVSWVGLRGAASIVFAIYAVANHAPLKGDIFHMVFFVALFSVAVQGTLIPRLAKTLGLVEKESSVFKTFTDYQEENQTKLLEYRIHPHSPWANKTIIEAEIPEEILVVMVKRGRDVVVPKGSTLIKVGDTLVLSGQNFKVLRNLRQDKQHKHPKDAPPSIGEGG, encoded by the coding sequence TTGGGTTTAACGGAAGGCTTAATTATCATTGCGGTTGTACTGCTTTTATGCGTAACTTCCAGTAAGCTGCTTTATCGTTTTGGGGTGCCCACACTCCTCATTTTTATGGTGCTGGGCATGGTGTTTGGGTCGGACGGTCTGGTGGGCATCGAATTTGATAATTACGAACTTGCCCGCAAGATCTGTTCGGTGGGACTTATCTTCATCATGTTTTACGGCGGCTTTGGCACCAGCTGGCGCACGGCAAAACCGGTCATTGGGCCGGCTGTTTGCATGTCCACGCTGGGAGTTGTGATCACGGCGGGGCTGACCGGTGTTTTTTGTCATCTGATTCTGCATTGTTCCTGGCTGGAAGGGCTCTTAATCGGTTCGGTGGTGGCCTCCACGGATGCCGCCTCCGTTTTTGCCATACTTCGTTCCCGCAAGCTGAACCTAAAAGGGGGATTGGCGCCGCTTTTGGAAGTGGAAAGCGGCAGCAATGACCCTTTTGCCTATATGCTCACCATGATCATGGTCATGCTGATCAAGGGGGAAGGCGCAGGCTCCATCCCTCTTATGCTGGTGCTTCAGCTGGCGGTGGGCCTCGGTATCGGTTTTGGTTTTGCCAAGCTGGCCGCCATGGTCTTAAGGCGCATCAATCTGGAGATCGACGGCCTCTATCCGATCTTTGTCACGGCGGTGGTGGTGCTGGGCTATGCGCTCAGTGAATACCTCGGCGGCAATGGTTATCTATGCGTCTATATCATCGGTATTGTGCTGGGCAACAGCCGAATCATGCACAAGCGCAGCTTGGTGCATTTTTTCGATGGGATCTCCTGGGTGATGCAGATCATGCTGTTTTTTACCCTCGGGCTTTTAGCCTTCCCGTCCCAGATGCCGCAAATTATTGTTCCCGGTATCTTGGTTTCCATTTTCATGATCGTGGTGGCCAGGCCGCTGGCAACCTTCAGCATTCTGAGCTGGTTCAAAATACCCTTCAAGCAGCAGCTGCTGGTTTCCTGGGTGGGCCTTCGCGGCGCGGCTTCCATCGTGTTCGCCATCTATGCGGTGGCTAACCATGCGCCGCTGAAAGGCGATATCTTCCATATGGTCTTTTTCGTAGCCCTTTTCTCGGTGGCAGTGCAGGGCACTCTGATTCCAAGGCTGGCCAAAACCCTTGGGCTGGTGGAGAAGGAGAGCTCCGTGTTCAAAACCTTTACCGATTACCAGGAGGAGAATCAAACCAAGCTTTTGGAATACCGGATTCATCCCCACAGTCCCTGGGCAAACAAGACCATCATTGAAGCCGAGATACCTGAGGAGATTCTGGTCGTCATGGTCAAGCGTGGCAGGGATGTGGTCGTTCCAAAGGGATCCACTCTCATCAAGGTGGGGGATACGCTGGTGCTCAGCGGACAAAACTTCAAGGTCCTGCGCAATCTCAGACAGGATAAGCAGCACAAGCATCCCAAAGATGCACCACCCAGTATTGGTGAAGGCGGATGA
- a CDS encoding GNAT family N-acetyltransferase, producing the protein MMVRLLPADAEDADKIFILNQKHVACYEDLPPIQYDRVMAWIRQKIIQNLNRYCCIWADDAKAGYYLMLEEDDRWELNDLYLHEAYQGRRIGTQVIQKCLALAGEKELRLYVFERNVGAIRFYERLGFEKAVRLPGRFIMVHKKG; encoded by the coding sequence ATGATGGTGCGTCTTTTGCCGGCGGATGCGGAAGATGCGGATAAGATCTTCATCTTGAATCAAAAACACGTGGCGTGCTATGAGGATCTGCCTCCAATCCAGTATGATCGTGTAATGGCTTGGATCCGGCAAAAAATTATTCAGAATTTGAATCGATATTGCTGCATCTGGGCTGATGATGCCAAGGCGGGCTATTATTTGATGCTGGAAGAGGATGATCGCTGGGAACTCAATGATCTCTACCTTCATGAGGCCTATCAAGGCCGTAGAATCGGGACGCAGGTGATCCAAAAGTGTTTGGCGCTGGCCGGAGAAAAGGAACTTCGCCTCTATGTTTTTGAGCGAAATGTGGGCGCCATCCGTTTCTATGAACGGCTGGGTTTTGAAAAGGCAGTTCGTTTGCCAGGCAGGTTCATCATGGTCCATAAAAAGGGTTAA
- a CDS encoding aldo/keto reductase, whose protein sequence is MQYRPYGKEGFEVSAFGMGCMRLPRIVKADGSVEVDREKAFELIRYAADHGVNYFDTAYGYHRQKSEEILGEALDGGYRERVKIATKQPFAVMKTQSNIRRNLENTLKKLRTDHIDVYLIHNIQASAWEDIKKRKVIEEYEKFKEEGLIGAIAFSYHGEYEPFKEILEFYPWAMCQVQQNLLDCDKEVTEEGIKLAGKQGTALVIMEPLRGGGLANAPDDVQAIYDEYPVKRSPAEWAFRYMYNHPEVSTILSGVTTLEQLKDNIRIFSQPDALPGVMTAEEMDIVQRAKAAYESRVTIPCTGCEYCMPCPKGVDIAGIFHKYNTGMMFRNFDNPQRTYMFTRNAGQDVSKCIACGACMTKCPQHIEIVDQLRVAHAALDGWNE, encoded by the coding sequence ATGCAATATCGTCCTTATGGGAAGGAAGGTTTCGAAGTGTCCGCTTTTGGCATGGGCTGTATGCGCCTGCCTCGAATCGTCAAAGCGGACGGAAGCGTGGAGGTTGATCGGGAGAAGGCTTTTGAGCTTATCCGTTATGCAGCGGATCATGGCGTCAATTATTTTGATACCGCCTATGGTTATCACCGGCAAAAGAGCGAGGAAATATTAGGTGAGGCCTTGGACGGCGGTTATCGGGAGCGGGTTAAAATTGCCACCAAGCAGCCCTTTGCTGTGATGAAAACCCAAAGCAATATCCGAAGGAATCTGGAAAACACTCTTAAGAAGCTTCGGACTGACCATATTGATGTCTATCTCATCCACAACATCCAGGCCAGCGCCTGGGAAGACATCAAGAAGCGCAAGGTTATTGAGGAATATGAAAAATTCAAGGAAGAGGGGCTTATCGGCGCCATTGCCTTCTCTTACCACGGTGAATATGAGCCCTTCAAAGAAATTCTGGAATTCTATCCGTGGGCCATGTGCCAGGTTCAGCAAAACCTTTTGGACTGCGATAAGGAAGTGACCGAGGAGGGCATCAAACTGGCCGGAAAGCAGGGCACGGCGCTGGTCATCATGGAGCCTCTTCGAGGCGGCGGCCTTGCCAATGCGCCGGATGATGTTCAAGCTATTTACGACGAATATCCCGTCAAGCGCTCCCCCGCCGAATGGGCTTTCCGATACATGTACAATCACCCGGAGGTGAGCACAATCCTGAGCGGCGTGACTACGCTGGAGCAGCTGAAGGATAATATTCGTATCTTCTCTCAGCCCGATGCTCTGCCCGGAGTCATGACGGCCGAAGAGATGGACATCGTGCAAAGAGCCAAGGCCGCCTACGAAAGCAGAGTTACCATCCCCTGCACGGGCTGCGAATACTGTATGCCCTGTCCCAAGGGTGTGGACATCGCCGGTATCTTCCACAAATACAATACGGGCATGATGTTTCGTAATTTCGACAACCCCCAGCGGACCTACATGTTCACCCGCAATGCCGGCCAGGACGTATCCAAATGCATCGCCTGTGGCGCCTGCATGACCAAATGCCCCCAGCATATCGAGATCGTCGATCAGCTTCGGGTAGCTCATGCAGCTCTGGATGGCTGGAACGAATAA
- a CDS encoding phage holin family protein, whose protein sequence is MDYIIGDALILIPALWIVGALIKHAFEKVPNWTIPFVLLMLGIGGAIGLMGLSVESVIQGILVTGAAVLGNQLIKQGQQAKTN, encoded by the coding sequence ATGGATTATATCATAGGGGACGCACTGATTCTGATCCCGGCGCTTTGGATCGTGGGCGCGCTGATCAAGCACGCCTTTGAGAAGGTGCCGAACTGGACGATTCCCTTCGTGCTGCTGATGCTGGGAATCGGTGGCGCGATAGGGCTGATGGGCCTGTCGGTTGAGAGCGTCATCCAGGGCATTCTGGTGACCGGTGCGGCGGTCCTCGGCAATCAGCTCATCAAGCAGGGACAACAGGCGAAAACCAATTAA
- a CDS encoding peptidoglycan recognition protein family protein, with the protein MQILKEQMQLIEQLLPAGAKNKPGRTMTPKYITMHNTGNTAKGADAKAHAGYLLSGAGGQKVSWHYTVDDGVIYQHLADTEQGWHAADGRGPGNTQSIGIEVCMNAGIDQAKAEENAAKLVAQLMHKHGIPLANVTTHQHWYPKKYCPALILPHWDKFVSAVEAAYAGGEAVIDVTKGHNVLVKWSKGEEVKELQTILNGLGYGLDVDGTYGPATEAAVKDFQGKHNLEVDGKTGPRTWAALAQATEAHDDALYRVQIGAYRDKANAEAAKEAAEAAGFEAIIKMDDGEG; encoded by the coding sequence ATGCAGATTCTTAAGGAGCAAATGCAACTCATAGAGCAGCTGCTCCCGGCGGGAGCGAAGAACAAACCGGGGCGGACCATGACCCCGAAGTATATCACCATGCACAACACCGGCAACACTGCAAAGGGCGCGGACGCAAAGGCCCATGCAGGCTACCTATTGAGCGGCGCCGGGGGCCAGAAGGTCTCCTGGCATTACACCGTGGATGACGGCGTGATCTATCAGCACCTTGCCGACACCGAGCAGGGCTGGCACGCCGCCGACGGCCGGGGCCCCGGGAATACCCAGTCCATTGGCATCGAGGTGTGCATGAACGCGGGGATCGACCAGGCGAAGGCGGAGGAGAACGCCGCAAAGCTGGTGGCCCAGCTCATGCACAAGCATGGCATTCCCCTCGCCAATGTGACCACCCATCAGCACTGGTACCCAAAAAAGTACTGTCCGGCGCTGATTCTGCCCCATTGGGACAAGTTTGTTTCGGCGGTTGAGGCGGCCTATGCCGGAGGGGAGGCGGTGATTGATGTGACGAAGGGACACAACGTACTGGTCAAGTGGTCCAAGGGCGAAGAAGTGAAGGAACTGCAAACCATCCTGAACGGGCTGGGCTATGGACTTGATGTGGACGGGACCTACGGCCCGGCAACGGAGGCGGCGGTGAAGGACTTCCAAGGCAAGCACAACCTCGAGGTGGACGGTAAGACCGGTCCCAGGACCTGGGCGGCCCTGGCTCAGGCAACGGAGGCTCATGACGATGCTCTGTACCGGGTGCAGATCGGAGCGTACCGGGACAAGGCCAATGCGGAGGCGGCGAAGGAAGCGGCGGAAGCGGCGGGTTTTGAGGCGATCATCAAGATGGACGACGGGGAGGGATAG